In Scomber japonicus isolate fScoJap1 chromosome 20, fScoJap1.pri, whole genome shotgun sequence, the genomic window ATATGATGACAACATGGATGCCATGTTGGAATGTGTGCGGATGTCCCACAGCAACGCCTGGAGCAAAGACCCGATGATGCAGCTGAAGATCACTGCCCTGCTCAGCCCAGAGCTGTGTGTAAGTGGACCTCCATCTCAGAGTCACCTCTCATAATGTGTTTAAGAAATGATTTGTTAACTGCTATTTACTGCACATAAGAGGTACAAGCAATTTcaagaaagacatttttaattaacCGATTAACTTTGAAATgtgaaatcattattttttttaatgaggggctttaaatttagattttttttgtgacaCCAATGACATTCATCAGTATATTTCATTATCTTTTAGAGCATTTTGGTTGTCAGGAAACCAGTAGTGTCAGTTCAAGGTTTCTGGGGCCATGTGAGAACCCTGACACATGGTGTACTAGACCATAGTGACTGAATGTGGTTCAAACACATGAGAAAAAAGATAAGAACACACATTTTGAACATGCATGCTCAACATGTTGTGTGGTGTTCATAGTTTACCCCCCAAGGCTTTTGCCTCTTTTAACTTACAGCAGATAGTGTGTATTCACTCTGATTGATGAAtctgtctcctctgtgtcaAGGTGAAACTCACCACCCTCATTGCAAAACAACCATACAACATGGATCTCCTTGTCAGAGCTATGGACGGAGAGGTACGTCCACAATCCAACTCAGTAACAAAGTTTTTCAAATGAGCTCCTTActttttgcaatgtggaagcatGTGATTCAGACATGAAATTACCTCTGACCTTTGCCTGAAACTGCTTCTTTCAGCCAATAAACTTCCCTGGCTTAGATGAAAGTGAAGCTGCGCACTTCCTCTGTGGCCTGCAGAGACTCAACAGAATAGCTGAGGTGCAGACATGATGGAGAAGAGCAGCAGTGTGATATTATTTTACTTCTCAGTTGAATTATTGTCACTCATTGTTTATTTGGTGTTTCTTAGGCCAGTGTCAACAAAGTCAGAGTCCTGGTTGATGCAGAGTACACCTACATGAACCCCGCACTCTCCCTTGTAACCATGGCGATGATGAAGAAGTTTAACAAAGATGGTGCCTGGATATGGAACACATACCAGTGTTACCTGAAGGCAGCTGTCTTTACTCTTACTCCGTTTAGAAACATCAGAGCAAAATAGTGAAAATAGAGGCATTATCAAATACTTCcctctgtgtctatgtgtctcaGGAGTCCAGGTCTCTCCTGTTAGAGGCTCTACGTCTGTCCAAGACTGAGGGTTTCTGTCTGGGAGTCAAGTTGGTGCGAGGAGCCTACATGGACAAAGAGAGGAAACTGGCAGAGAAAGAGGATCGCCAAGACCCCATCCATAAATGCTGGGAAGACACCAATGACAGGTGGTGGCAGGGATCATAACTATCAAATAAAACTTGAAACTGGATTTGGACAAATTTACCCAATCCACTTCTGCtgaaaagttttttaaaatcaaatcaagacTGGTAGGGAATATATAGGACACTTAACAGATCATTTCTGacaatgaaatttaaaaatttaATCTGTTCACTTGTGTTTGTGCAGTTATAACGGCTCTCTGAATGTAATGCTGGACGTCATTACCCAGAATCCCGAGCGCTACAGGATCATAGTCGCCACGCACAATGAGGAGTCAGTGAGACGAGCTGCCAAACGGTTAGACCATGAggaaaatgaattttaaaaatttaattaaattaaaattactgTTACAGCAGAAAACTATCATAACCTATGTGAAAAAAAGACTTGATgaatcatgtatgttataactACTCAGCTACAAGCAACTGAATGCAAGTCTCCAATAATTCATAGTTTTTTAATTCATAGagtaaaattgtgttttgtAAAATATCTTTGAACCACTCACCActgatatctatctatctatctatctatctatctatctatctatctatctatctatctatctatctatctaatataaCCTTTGTATCTTCAGGATTGACGAATTGGGGATAGACAGAGATGGAGGTTCAGTGTGTTTTGGCCAGCTGCTGGGCATGTGTGACCATGTCTCCCTCACTCTGGGTAAGCTGAGCTccaactttcatttttttcagtgtttagtTGATACTTTTCTCCAGAGCATCTCACAACACATGAGCAACACGAGGTTCAGTGCCTTACTCCAGGGTAGTCTGACATGTGTTGCAACAAGCTTGTTATGATAAATGAACCTGCAAATGAAAAGTTAGAccatttacaacatttaaactCTAGAATACACCGACCCTCTCACCCAAAATCATAAAGTGGAGCTGCTCTATTTCATTTACTCAAAACTAATTCTGGTGTCTGGTGTGCATGGGTGGAAAATACTCTTGACAAATTGCCAAAGACAAAACGTAGTAATAAATTAAGTGCTGTGTCTTATGAAACAGTTTATGATTAAGATTATGTAGAAAGTTGGATATTGCAACTCAAATCTTTAAACACTCAGTGGGCTGTTTTAAAATTTTGTACATATTTGTGTTCCCATCTATAcagtttttctctttaatttcCCTTCCTCATGTcaactctctccctccctccagctAAGGAGGGCTATGCTGTGTACAAGTCAGTGCCGTACGGCTCAGTGGACGACACGCTCCCCTACCTGGTGCGTCGGGCTCAGGAGAACCGCACCGTGTTGCAGGGAATCCGCAAGGAAAGGGATCTACTCAGGCAAGAGTTTAAGAGGAGGCTGAGAGGAGGCAGCTAACAGGCCACCAGCCCAGAGGAGTGATCAGTGTTAACTCTGCTGAACACACACTAGTATTAAGGATCccaatcaggatagtatataaAATCAGAAAGCTGCATTTGAGCATTGTTAGTACAccaaagaaaaattaaaatccATGTGCACTTGAGTTTGTATTCCCTTATAGAGCTTACATGAAAGTTATATAATGCTGTACAGTGATGAAGAACTAAAGCATGACACTTTTCAATGGTTTGATGACAACTGAGAGCAATAAATACATGCATTATAAATGCTTTGTTTGTTGGAgaagttgtaaaatatattaatataaattactttcatttaaaaatgtttctgctGTACATTCAAACTGACAATATTTCGTGTTTTTTTGGAATAAAATACTTAAATGTAtcacttattttcttttgtgCTGGCTGGGctgaaaaaaaagctgattagTAAAAGAGGATGTGTCAGTGGTGTTGAAACAGTGACGCTGGTTTGCCATTCTCTGACACATATATCCCACTGATCTGACTAGTTAATCTTTCAACTTTACTTTAGTTTTTACTGACAGTCGGCCAACCCCTAAACGGAAAGTTTAAACCACTCTCCTCTAATGTTCTCAGAAAGAAGAATCAATTCCGAGGAAATAAACGGATTGGTCAAAGCTTTTCTTTGGATACTAAAATCCGTCATCTCTATAAATTACAGGAACATCTGTCTGTTATTCACATATATCTCGATATCCGTTTATCCGATTGAATATAACGTGACAGGTGTGCTCTGATAAGCGGCAACGCAGAGCTATCAGACACGCGCTGCATTAATAgtcgcacacacacgcgcagtCACTCACTAGCGCGCGCTCTTGCTAGCTCCAGATTCCGGaagattggatctcatttgcgggcgtcaaggagccgctatcaatatgtggGAGAGTTTGGATCTCTgactttgtagtaaaaacacagGCAAAAACTGATTTTCCACGGGCACCGCACTAGTTTTACTAAATCTAAGACCCTGCTTGAGAGCTGTCATTTAATCATTTCTCTTAAAACAAATCCACACATTTTAGTTCTCTTTGTCAGTGCTCTCCTTCAGGTCAACTAGTCTGTGTGTAATGTTAAATGCAGATTACTGAGTGTTTAGTCTCCACATGCTACAGACAGAAAATCCAATAAAATATTATTCAGACTACACATAACTCATCCAAAAGCAGATTGCTCTCTCAACTCTGTGTAAAATGTCACAAAGAACATGAGCAGTAGTTCAAATCTGAGTTTAgttgttaaaatgtgtgaacaAGGACTCAATGGCATTCTTGAAGGCTAAAATTATCTTGCTAAATGGGATCTGTTCTTTATTACTAATTGTGGTGGAAAAATGATAAGATACCCTCCTACATGTGTATACATTACTTGCTCTGTACTTACTATTTCTGAATGTGTGAAACTCATGCAGGGTGGTTTTTGGGATCTAATGTTATTGATTCTCACTGTTGTTGGTAGAAGAGTGGGGTCTTTGTATTTTAATCATCAAAAACTGTCCAAAAAGAAGGctcaaaacacactttttattgtttattagaTTACTTATAACAATTCTTGACACGTCTGTCACCTGACTGAACTGCCACAAGCCCGCTGCACCACAATGCTTATAATATAACATCTTCTTACTAGCAATAACCTTAAAAACTCTTTACATGTATCAAAGGAGATGGCAGCACTGAAATGTCACACTATGCAGTTGCAGTGAGAAAGGCTTGTACTGCGATGACGCTCAGCTGAAAACAGTTTCAAGTCAAATGACGGAGACAAGCACGCAGCCGAGTGCCAAGCAGAGAGAGTCAGGTGGTGGTGATTGTTGTTATGGAATGAAGACTAGTTCAGGCTGCGGGACTTAAATCCAAACGGCCAAAGCTCAGTAGTTGCTTTGGTTTTGATTTCTGTAGCCACCTCGCTGGTAGCCGCCCTGTTTCTGCTGGTAACCACCTTTCTGATCTGTGGACATACAAAGATTGTTCATCAGCATCAAACtctatttaaaagttaaatgcAAATTAACTCAGTCCGCATCATAACCACAGCAATGAATACGTAGCAAACAGCCTCTGCAGAAGATCAGAGGCATGCTGGCTTAGAAAGGTCATCATGTGGTGATCAGAAGTAAAACCTCTGCGTGGCTTTACTTACCTCTGTTGTAAGATTTGTTCTGTTGGTAGCCGCCTTTCTGATCTGTAATGGAAGGAACAAACCAGTCAGTATTGTTTCTAAGCTAGCACATCAGCCTGGAATAGCAACAGAAGTATTTTAATGTCTCACGGTCATTGACAGACAAGGTGAACAACACCCtaacataaaaatacagtaaGGCATACTGTGAGAGAGAGGCATTGAGGTCTGAACTCACCTCTGTTGAAGTAACCACCGTACACGCCCtgcttcaggtcaaacacgcgCTCGTTATTCTCCACCAAGCTGCCCAGTTTCTCAGCCAGCTGCAGGGCCATGTTCTGCAGGGAGGTGGGCTCTGTACGGTGCATCACCACTGTTTGTGTGGGCTGGTCAAGTGATGCCTGTCGGGAAGAGGACAGAGGGGCACTCAATTAAGGAAATATGTGAATAGAAACTTAATGTGTAGAAGTGAAAAAAATCATTGGGGACATTCATTACTGTTGCAACCCATTTGCAATTCATTATCTAATTTTAACAAAGCAGCAGAGAAACTCATGAAACTTACCATCAGCTCCTCGTTGATGATCATTTTGCTGATGATGCTGTGAACTGTGGGTATCTCCAACTCAAACATCTCAGATAGTGTCTGCATGCTGGAgggcaatttaaaaaaaataaattaaaaaccaCTCAGTAGAGATGTCATGAGAGATCAGCACACATCACATGCTAAACATCTCTTAATAACTTCAATGTTGTGCTTACCTGATGGAGTCATACACACTGCTGTACGTGAACAGGTAAGTCCTCAGTGACTCTTCTTGAATCTTCCTACAGAAGAAAACAATAATTACAGTCAGAGAAGGTAGAAATGCCTCAAGATTGTATGCCTCCACCAACCAGTCAAGTTGTAGTTTACACCCATGTTTGTCAAGACTCACTCTACACATTACTCTATACTCAATATATATTCGAagtgaagactttgaaggaaattaataaaaaaggtattaagtggatttttttgtaaaaaaaaagaaagaaagaaagaaaaacagacaatgcACTCCGTCACATGGTGTACCATCTGCAATTCCACAGCACACAAGATCTAAACAATCACCAGTGTCAAGGTGGGCACTAAAGTTAGTGTCACCAGTTCGTTATCTGAGCAAAATCTAAATAAAGTCACAGTCTCCCTGTCTGTTCCTGAGTTATGGTGTTGAATAATGGAGAGGAAAGTGTTCTTGCAGAACATTAGGATGTCACAGTGAAGTTTACCTTTttgatataaaatgtcattacCTCATGATTTCATTCTATTAGACATctgtgtgaaactttgtcataATTAGTGTAGAATTCTTGAGTTATGGCCAAAACTGTGCTGACCGTTGACCTTTCATTACCAAATTCTAATCATTTCATCCTTGAGTTTAAGTGGACATTTGTGGACGCATAAAAAGAATGACAAACATGCACATTTGTTACTGAGTTAATCAATGAATGATAATACCTATGTTTACTAACCTGACAAGCATCTCTCGTACACGCTGTGTCTCAGGAAACAGGTCCCAAACCTTACTGTTCATCTTCTCATTGATGATGAATGAGTGGCAGGTACGCCAGTCTCCCATCTTCATGGCCTTACTGGCAGCCACCACATGCTCCCTCATGCTCTCTGGGGGTCCTAGAGGACAACAAGAAAACTAAAGTTATCTTCTGTGGTTTCTTCTTTGGACTGGCGTATAAAGGATAGTTAGGCAACATGTTGCGTACCCAGCAGTGgctgtctctctcccactctgagCTGGTGATGGAACTGCTTGCTGATCATCCTGCGGCGGGCGTCGAACTCATGGGCAGCCATGTATGGGATTTCCAGCAGCATGGCAGACACCAAGTACACACACTCCAGCAGCTCCAGGTTGATGTGCATGTGGAAAGGTACCTGCGACAGATGTCAAAGTCATGTTTTAGTAACTGCTGTCAACTTCTGTAAAACATGGCATCAAGTCGGGAGTGCTGCCAATATTTAGATCAGACTACTTAAGAACAATATtaacaatagtaataataacaacaacaacaacaacaacaacaatagtaaaaataataaatggtagCTCTGCTAAGATTTTCACTGTGATAGTtcataaatgagaaaaaagggCACTTTCTAATTGCTGCACTAACATCTGCGAATCTCCCTAAAACTGCTTCGGTAGAACTGAACTTAGGTCACCTGCCCCAGTCGACCCAGGGACGctgccattatgtggcatgAGCGGTAACCACTCGGCTACCAAGGCGTTCCTGATAGATGTTAGTCTTACTTGTCTCCTCTTTTCAATTTTCTCCTGCTCGGCATTCCTCTCCTGCATGTTCCTCATGAGCAGACCCTGACCAAGAAGCTCCTTGGCACGGCCAGAGGACTGGATGTCCAGCAAGGCATTGTGGGCATCCTTAATCATGCCTTGTCGGAAAGCGCAGATGCCCAGTTGGACCATGGTTCTGTTGTACAGGATCTAAGGAAATTAAAAGTGTTGACATTTAGGATTAATCATGAAAAGTTCATCTATTAACTGTGGCAGCTTTGTGTCTGCCTGCCTACCTGTACAGGCGGGTCGGCGTGCTGGATGTTGTCCTGCAGGTGGCTCATCAGCATCAGGTCACGGGCCTGGTACCAGCGTGAGTGCAGAGCGTGGTGGTAGATGTGGCAGAGGATGGCGCAGGTACGGATACGGTCGGTGCGATCCTTGGCGTAAATGAACTTGCACAGACGGTCCATGATCACAGCGCTGTCCTCGCCCTCGCTCTCCTCCTGGTCCTGCTCGGACTAGGCATAGGCAAAACGGAAAACACGTCACACTCGGCTCATGACAAGAAACTGcatgtaaatataaacaaattCAATAAATAAGTCACGAAGCAAAGTCATTTTTTGAAGTCATTTCTGTCAGTTTCTATCAATTAAAGAAACTactccctttttttttgctacttGAATTAAGTGTCTTTCTCGCTCCCGCTTCTGTGCCTTTCTTACCTTGGATTCTCCCTGGAGACCAAGGCTGCGACGGTGGGCCTTGTAATCAAACTTGTAGTAGGTGTGCATGATTCTGCGCAGGTAGACGCGGCAAATCTCCTCTGTGCTGCCCTTGTTCTCCAAGTAGTTCAGCAGTCTGTCGATGATGCCACAAACTCGCCCCTCATCTTTCAGGTTGTCTACGTACTCTGAAAGGAGAGTGAAGAGAAAAGCGATGAGCTGCTAGAAAATGATGCAACAGAATAATGGGATTCTTTGCTGGAATTTCAGACCCAACCCAAGTTCCTGAGTCTGCTTTTCGGGCGTAACTCACCTTGAGAGTGGGGATCAGTGTTCTGCATGATCTTGGTGAACTCTTCATCCATCCTCTCCACCAGCGTCAAAATGCAACCACGCACCCTGAATGGCTAACAAACACAGAATAAAGACAAACCCATATTATATACTttgtgattaaaataaatacagatgtaAAAAGACTAACAGGGATTCAGTTTTGGGTGAGTCTCTCTATCAGCCAGGATAAACTGCCACCCTAACATAAAAGCAATTTAaactaaaagttaaaaaaaaccaacaaccccaaaagctaaaaaaaaaaaaggacacgcTAAGAAAACAGGATGGGATACCTGATCTGAGATGGCCAGGTTTTCGCTGTCCTCTGCGATGTTCTCCCCAATGAAGATGTTGTTGTTATCAAAGAGGATGTCCAGCAGCTCATCGATACAGTCCAGGCACTTCTTCCACATATCCGCCTGATGGGACACAAAGTCTGAATGAGTCCATTTGAAACACCAACTTTCCCCCATGTATACGCCCAGATTGTCTAACATTTCGAAAAACGGCATCACTTACCTTCATGAAAGCTGCCAGGTTGGGGTTATAGTCATAGAGGGAGGCGATGATGTTGAACCTGATCTTGACCAGGATTCCTTGGCCCAAGTTATTCTCGGCAGTAATGGCGGACAGAGCGTGGAGCAGTTCAATCTGGGCAGCCCTGTCACAGAGAAGGTCAGGAGTTTCTATATGATTgttatgctttaaaatgtttgtaacCAATCTTATATTTCAGCACATATTATAAGTGTGGGTGAACAAagcctttcacacacacacacacacacacacacacacacagtctttgcTGCATGATGCTGTGTTACCTGTCTGTTCCCTTTTTGCCTCTTGCCTGCAGGATCTCATTGAGTTTCTTCACCACCACTGGTATGTTGATCTCTGTGCCCTTAGCAAACATCTTGGGCTTCTCCTAATAGATTGAACACAATACAAAAAAGTTTCACATCTAACATAATGTGTTGATTCACATCATGTGGTTGTTTCTTTCGAACCAATATGTTCTTTATAAATACTGTTACTTTTAATGACTTACACTCATATATTTGACAAGTAATTGTATAGCTCTTTAcgcatatttaatgtttttgccctgaaacaaaaagaagcaATTTTCTGGGCTTGAAATGGTATTGTGATACCTTTGGATGAGTGCATCATCTACTGTTGTATCTCATTTTTAGCAAAGATAATCATGACAGCAGTTGATCAAAAAGGCTTTCTTTATCATCTCTTTTTTACCTTGACCAGAGGGACTCCTCCCTTCACCTTCTCCCAGCCTCCTTCAACCTCCTCGCCACCCTCttcctcagcctcctcctccagccGCTCTTTCTTCTTgggcttcttctttttcccaaCCTTCTCGCTACTCTTCTCAGGTCCCTGGGTCCTGATGACAAAGAGTGTGTGTTATAGcataatatattacatttcagtCTGTAAGTTATTGAATTTCCACAAAATCCATAAAATACCAAACATGCCaacaaattgcttgttttgtccaacaaaACTGAGGTTTTAGAAATATTCTCTGTTGTAAACAAAATACAAAGATGTGGAGAGGAAGACTCACTTCTTGAGGAAGACCATGGCCAGGGAAGcactctttccttctcctccttcatcagaGCTTTCGCTGCCACTATCAACGGTGTCTGAACCCCagtcttcatcatcctcatcgtCATCACTGGAAGATGACTCATCCTgtcagagggagacagaggtcCATTACATTAGCTCCAGCAGTAGTTCATTATGAGTCTTAGCTATTTTATGaaacatttcttccttcctgtgttgtgtttttgtagtCAAGCAAATCATTTTCcagttattttctcaattaaatcaataaaatgtcagaaaatattcatGGTGATCACTTACCCCGGATCCCTTGGCAGACTTAAGGAACTTGCTTGCCTCTGAGGAAGCCTCAGGCTTTTTCTTCAAGAAGGACTTGGCTGTCACGTCATCACCACCCTCCCCATCACTATCAGATGAAGAACCTTGCAGAacgaaaaaaaaaggggggagatGAATTGATGTCTCCATTCATTCAATACAATCATTATTATATCCAACCTGGGATCTTAATATgagcataaaaataaagttttacttAATTGTTCTGTGACTTTTTGAGATGATAACATTTATAAATGCAAATTATTTCACAATTTGTAATGTAACCTCTTCTCCCATTTGTGAACAAATCTTGATTCACAAAACTGAgtgaaaaagtgtgaaaaaatgtTGGGGTTTTAAATTCATATGATTAATGTActaatgttgtttgtttattttcttgtgCAATTTTGAGAATCATATCATTTAAGATTAAACAGCATGCTTACCAGAATCCTCTGgtcccttttcctcctcctcatctgcagaCTCCTGCGGGTTCTAAGTCAGGGACAAAGAGAGCGACAAGACATTGAGAACTTTGTTTTCTCAGGATCCTCCGATGCACTAACAAGTCCACAATTATGTCCAAACACTGCCAAGTAAAACCAACATCTTACACAGCACTGCTGGACAGGTTGTGGGTTAAGATTAATATCCTGCAGATGGAGGCAGCTAACTTTTGGTCACAAACCTGCCAGCAGCATAATTCATATCTTTCAACTTACACATTTTCTGAGATGTttgaaacacagagaggaaattgttttatttacctCCTTATAAGCAGCGATTTCTGTCTCGTAATCCCTGTTGTACTTGCGGATCTTCTGACGCAATGTGCTGAGGGCTTTTGcgttgtttttgttcattttcttcttgCCCTCTTTGTCCTCCCaaagctgaaaagaaaaagttaattGCATTGCTTTAAAAAGTG contains:
- the prodh2 gene encoding hydroxyproline dehydrogenase: MMMLCSGLRPSLPHLLTLRLLGTVPSRMVASKSPDQLSTTLAFEDPSAFKVKSWGELLRALGIFRLCSFPVLINNCGKLMSVARTLLGRRGFSLLLRPTVYAQFVAGENESEISQSMEKMSLLGLRPMLAVPIEEDLGESTGEKRYDDNMDAMLECVRMSHSNAWSKDPMMQLKITALLSPELCVKLTTLIAKQPYNMDLLVRAMDGEPINFPGLDESEAAHFLCGLQRLNRIAEASVNKVRVLVDAEYTYMNPALSLVTMAMMKKFNKDGAWIWNTYQCYLKESRSLLLEALRLSKTEGFCLGVKLVRGAYMDKERKLAEKEDRQDPIHKCWEDTNDSYNGSLNVMLDVITQNPERYRIIVATHNEESVRRAAKRIDELGIDRDGGSVCFGQLLGMCDHVSLTLAKEGYAVYKSVPYGSVDDTLPYLVRRAQENRTVLQGIRKERDLLRQEFKRRLRGGS
- the eif3c gene encoding eukaryotic translation initiation factor 3 subunit C, which translates into the protein MSRFFATGSDSESEESSSADEIAPKAPGTTFKQSLLLSDDEEDTKRVVRSAKDKRFEELTNFIKTIRNAMKIRDMAKCLEEFEQLCRAFLKSKNIVDKEGVPSFYIRLLADLEDYLNQLWEDKEGKKKMNKNNAKALSTLRQKIRKYNRDYETEIAAYKENPQESADEEEEKGPEDSGSSSDSDGEGGDDVTAKSFLKKKPEASSEASKFLKSAKGSGDESSSSDDDEDDEDWGSDTVDSGSESSDEGGEGKSASLAMVFLKKTQGPEKSSEKVGKKKKPKKKERLEEEAEEEGGEEVEGGWEKVKGGVPLVKEKPKMFAKGTEINIPVVVKKLNEILQARGKKGTDRAAQIELLHALSAITAENNLGQGILVKIRFNIIASLYDYNPNLAAFMKADMWKKCLDCIDELLDILFDNNNIFIGENIAEDSENLAISDQPFRVRGCILTLVERMDEEFTKIMQNTDPHSQEYVDNLKDEGRVCGIIDRLLNYLENKGSTEEICRVYLRRIMHTYYKFDYKAHRRSLGLQGESKSEQDQEESEGEDSAVIMDRLCKFIYAKDRTDRIRTCAILCHIYHHALHSRWYQARDLMLMSHLQDNIQHADPPVQILYNRTMVQLGICAFRQGMIKDAHNALLDIQSSGRAKELLGQGLLMRNMQERNAEQEKIEKRRQVPFHMHINLELLECVYLVSAMLLEIPYMAAHEFDARRRMISKQFHHQLRVGERQPLLGPPESMREHVVAASKAMKMGDWRTCHSFIINEKMNSKVWDLFPETQRVREMLVRKIQEESLRTYLFTYSSVYDSISMQTLSEMFELEIPTVHSIISKMIINEELMASLDQPTQTVVMHRTEPTSLQNMALQLAEKLGSLVENNERVFDLKQGVYGGYFNRDQKGGYQQNKSYNRDQKGGYQQKQGGYQRGGYRNQNQSNY